The following are encoded together in the Pseudodesulfovibrio indicus genome:
- a CDS encoding YeeE/YedE thiosulfate transporter family protein, which produces MNKRDSGMNPYLGGALTGLLLALSVLLVGKYFGASTSFVRSVGLVELSLVPQHVEATSYFMKYFSENAGIDWQWMFVLGIFFGAFLASNFTGSFEWNPLPEIWKARYGYKPGKRAVMAFAGGAVALFGARMAGGCPSGHGLSGMAQLTVSGTLAMVAFFVGGMIMARLLYGGK; this is translated from the coding sequence ATGAACAAACGTGATTCAGGCATGAACCCGTATCTGGGAGGCGCGCTGACCGGGCTGCTCCTGGCCCTGTCCGTGTTGCTGGTGGGCAAGTATTTCGGGGCGTCCACGTCCTTTGTTCGGTCCGTGGGCCTTGTCGAGCTGTCCCTGGTTCCGCAGCATGTCGAGGCGACCAGCTACTTCATGAAGTATTTCAGCGAGAACGCGGGCATCGATTGGCAGTGGATGTTCGTGCTCGGCATCTTCTTCGGCGCGTTCCTGGCGTCCAACTTCACCGGGTCCTTCGAGTGGAACCCGCTCCCGGAAATCTGGAAGGCGCGCTACGGCTACAAGCCCGGCAAGCGGGCCGTCATGGCCTTTGCCGGCGGGGCCGTCGCCCTGTTCGGCGCGCGCATGGCGGGCGGCTGCCCCAGCGGGCACGGCCTGTCCGGCATGGCCCAGCTCACCGTCAGCGGCACCCTGGCCATGGTCGCCTTCTTCGTCGGCGGCATGATCATGGCCCGCCTGCTCTACGGAGGGAAATAA
- a CDS encoding YeeE/YedE thiosulfate transporter family protein, which produces MTLMFGLFTGVLFGVLLQRSRVLRFDKQLGALLLRDMTIVKFMFSAIVTAAVLIHLFVDLDLAALSVKATSIGAQGIGGLLFGVGWAMLGYCPGTSWGAFGEGRYDGLWGILGGWLGAALYAELYPAMKVSVLAWGDYGKLTWASLFGINHWIPVLVLAVGAIVLFRFFEKKGL; this is translated from the coding sequence ATGACGCTCATGTTCGGCCTCTTCACCGGCGTCCTGTTCGGCGTGCTGCTCCAGCGCAGCCGCGTTCTCCGTTTCGACAAACAGCTCGGCGCGCTCCTGCTGCGCGACATGACCATCGTCAAGTTCATGTTCTCGGCCATCGTCACCGCCGCCGTCCTCATCCACCTGTTCGTGGACCTGGACCTCGCCGCCCTGTCCGTGAAGGCGACCTCCATCGGCGCGCAGGGCATCGGCGGCCTGCTCTTCGGCGTCGGCTGGGCCATGCTCGGCTACTGCCCCGGCACCTCCTGGGGCGCCTTCGGCGAAGGTCGTTACGACGGCCTCTGGGGCATCCTCGGCGGCTGGCTCGGCGCGGCCCTCTATGCCGAACTCTACCCGGCCATGAAGGTTTCGGTCCTCGCCTGGGGCGACTACGGCAAACTCACCTGGGCCTCCCTCTTCGGCATCAACCACTGGATACCCGTCCTCGTCCTCGCCGTCGGCGCAATCGTCCTGTTTCGGTTCTTCGAGAAGAAGGGATTGTAG
- a CDS encoding MetS family NSS transporter small subunit: MNTSALIMMCLGLGVTWGGAAYCIRLAIRKRG; encoded by the coding sequence ATGAATACCTCCGCTCTCATCATGATGTGCCTCGGCCTCGGCGTCACCTGGGGCGGCGCCGCCTACTGCATCCGCCTCGCCATCAGGAAACGGGGCTGA